In Felis catus isolate Fca126 chromosome A2, F.catus_Fca126_mat1.0, whole genome shotgun sequence, the following proteins share a genomic window:
- the BET1 gene encoding BET1 homolog isoform X2 — MRRAGLGEGVPPGNYGNYGYANSGYSACEEENERLTESLRSKVTAIKSLSIEIGHEVKHQNKLLAEMDSQFDSTTGFLDTSDILQDNMLVSGFEMML, encoded by the exons GTGAAGGAGTACCTCCAGGCAACTATGGGAACTATGGGTATGCTAACAGTGGGTACAGTGCctgtgaagaagaaaatgagagactCACTGAAAGTCTGAGAAGCAAAGTAACTGCTATAAAATCT ctttccATTGAAATAGGCCATGAGGTTAAACATCAGAATAAATTATTAGCTGAAATG GATTCACAGTTTGATTCTACAACTGGATTTCTAG ACACATCAGATATTTTACAAGACAACATGTTGGTGTCAGGCTTTGAGATGATGCTGTGA
- the BET1 gene encoding BET1 homolog isoform X1: MRRAGLGEGVPPGNYGNYGYANSGYSACEEENERLTESLRSKVTAIKSLSIEIGHEVKHQNKLLAEMDSQFDSTTGFLGKTMGKLKILSRGSQTKLLCYMMLFSLFVFFVIYWIIKLR; the protein is encoded by the exons GTGAAGGAGTACCTCCAGGCAACTATGGGAACTATGGGTATGCTAACAGTGGGTACAGTGCctgtgaagaagaaaatgagagactCACTGAAAGTCTGAGAAGCAAAGTAACTGCTATAAAATCT ctttccATTGAAATAGGCCATGAGGTTAAACATCAGAATAAATTATTAGCTGAAATG GATTCACAGTTTGATTCTACAACTGGATTTCTAGGTAAAACTATGGGAAAACTGAAGATTTTATCTAGAGGGAGCCAGACAAAGCTGTTGTGCTATATGATGCTGTTttcattgtttgtcttttttgtcatttattggATTATTAAACTGAGGTGA